CCCACGGCCATACAGGGACACCGATAGAACTGCTCGTCTCCCATATCCTCCACCACGGGGCTTCAGAACAGCGTCGGGTGCGGGTGTGTGgacataaatatgtataaaaagaGCACAAAGCAGCTGAGGAGGCAGCTGCGAGGCGCGTGCTGGCGCTGCTACTAGAGGTGAGCGGTAGGCGCCGGGCGCCTTGTCGGGGCTTTACGGCGCAGCGGGCAGAACCGCAGCGCTGGgagccctgcccgcccgcccTGCCCGCACGCAGCCCCAATGTCAAGAGGAGACACGTGTACGTAAGCTCCTGGCACGGCCGGAGCGCTGCCTccccgggcagggctgggggcccccCACCCTCCATGCCTTTTGGCAGGGCCGGCCGTGTCCCCCCCTCGTCCCCAAAACGCCACCGCCGCACGGTGGCATCGCGGGTGGCCTGGCGCGAGGGCGGTGCGGGGGCCGGTGGCGtgctggggggcctgggggtgcaTGTGGGGCGTGAGGGTGATCGCAGGGTCCTGGCCCCGCTGTCGCCCCCGGGGTGGGGACAAAGCGCCCGTCGCGCGAGGCTGGGGCGCTGCGGGGTGGGCGCTGCCGCTGCGGGGCTCGCAGCCAGGGCCTGGCAGGTTGAGTTATTTTGGTGTTGGAGACAGGGCAGGGTTAATGGGGAACGAGAGCTGCTTGCCAGCGAAATCCCTTCTGCTGAGCTTTTGAGATTGCATGGTGGAGGTGAGGGGGGTCCCAGCGCTTTGGCAGAAAgcggagggggaaaaaaaaaagttgtgtccGTATTTATAGGGCTGGGACTGCTCCCTTCAGGCAGCATGCGGGGGGGGTGGGTTTCTCCTTCGCTTCCAGGCTGGAAAATGCTTGCCTGAGAGGTTTGTGAAATCATTTTTTATCAGTGGGAGGCAAAGATTGACAGCATATTCCCTGCCAGCCCTTGTCCAGCCCTCCCCAGGCTAAAACGTCTGACTCAGGGCTTTGGGCGTGAGCAGGGGATGCTCAGAGGAGAGGATGcttggagcagaggaggctcaggaCAGAGGAGGCTCGGAGCAGAGGATGCTCTGCACCTTactgcccccagcaccacggcTCTGCTCCGATGGGTGAAGGGGGCTTGGTTTTGCTTGCAGCTTCTGGAAACGCTGCAGCCCGTAAATTCAGGCCTGGGTAAAACTCCTTGAGGGGATGCTGTGACACCAGCCAAGGTGGGGTTCGGTCTGGTGGGGCTTGGTCTCCAGGGGAGCCTTGTGGCAGGGTCTCCTTGTGCTCTGGTGGGGCCAGAACCAGCCTGGCATGGGCAGCTCCGGGCAAAGCCGTTCTTGGTGCTGTGAGTTTGCAGTGCCCATTTAAGCCGCTGCAGGATGCTCTGCCTGAATTGGGGGCATCGGGCGCAGAGACCCCATCCTGGCGAGCTTCCCCTGGCTGGTTCCTTCACCCGTGCCCCCGTCcttctcccctgcagccccaggacgATGAAGTTGTACCAGAAGCTGAGGACAGCAGTGCCGCGGCTGGTGGTGAgccaggaggaggatgaggaggaggaggaggaggatgtggacGCCCCGACACCCACCGGCCACAGCAGGCTGGCCCCGTGGTGGGTGGGCAGCGGGCTGCTGCTGACCGCCGTGCTGCTGAGCACCgtcaccgtctgggtgctgCGACAAGTGTCCGGGGgctggcacggccccgcgccgccctcccagtgccaccaggtCCCCGAGAGCCACCGCTTCGACTGCTACCCGGAGCGGCGCGTGGTGGTGACCCAGGAGCTCTGCGAGGGCCGGGGGTGCTGCTTCGTCGAGACCCCCCCGGCAGCGGGGGGCGAGAGGGGGGTGCCCTGGTGCTTCTACCCCCCCGACTTCCCCAGCTACGCGCTGCAGAGCCTCAACCAGACGGCGCTGGGCATGGTGGGGCTGCTGGTGCGCAGGGAGAAGGCCTACTACCCCCGGGACATCGAGGTGCTGCGCCTGGATGTGGAGTTGGAGACGGACACACGGCTGCACGTCAAGGTGAGCGTGCCTCTGGTTCCCTGCCAGGGCCTGTGACCACGCTGCTGTCCCCTTGCACCCTCTGTGCCATGTCTGCAGGTGGCCACCCCCTGCTCAGAGTGGgaccagcagctgctttgctccTGGCATGGCCGTGCGTGGCCTCAGAGAGCATCTCCACCCCTTTGTCCTTTTGCTAAGCTGGTCTTCAGAGCATCTTCTCTCCCCCCCGCAGATAACCGATGCAGCCAACCCTCGCTACGAGGTTCCTCTGGAGGTTCCCCGGGcagagaagagagcagaaaacCCCATCTACAGCCTGGACTTCTCCAAGGACCcctttgggctgctgctgcggcgcCGAGACACGGGGACGGTGCTGTAAGAGCCACCTCCTGCACGCTGGGCACGGGGAAagccctgctctctgccagcgggctcctgcctgcccccctgGGGGTTTTCCTTAGGGAAAAACATGTCGTGGCATCTCCAGCTGGTGGTTACTCATCGCCTCCAGCCTTGCCACGGACAGTGGTGCTCACATGGGGACACAGCCTGGCCACTTGGGATGGAAACGTGGCCACGCAGGGCTGGGTGGCATCAGCACCTCTCCCCAAAGCTGCACGGTGCCCCAAATCCTCACCAGGGCGATGCAGAAGCCCAAAATCCTGTCTCAAGTAAGGCACAGCCATGGGACGTGGGTCCTCGAAGCACCACTAGTAAGGAACTTGGTGGCTCGGGGAAAGGGCCACCAAAGGGCTGCAGCCTTGCCTGCTTGGCCTTGGTTTTGGGTGTCTGTAGAGCGTTGGCCAAGCTGTGGGAACCCCCAGCAAGCTCTGGGCTCAGGGATTTAGGTGAAAAGGACCGCTGGTGGCTTTGCCGTGCTGCTCCAGTCCCCTCCGTGGCTTTGCCCACGCTGAGCCCCATTGGtgagctccagcagcccctggggaccGTGTCCTTTCCTCCTCGCTCCCGTCCGCCAGGCCCTGTGGTCTGTCCTTTCCTTGGGAGCCGCTTATCAGAGGCAGCAGGCGGAGAATCCCCCAGCCGCATTGCCTCGATGGTTAATAATAGCCTCGGTGGAAGCTGCTGGTGTCAAATGAACGGCTGTGCCGtgctggggggcagagggggggcAGGCTGTGCCTCACCTTCACCCACACCCCAGTTTGCCACCTGCCAAAGACATTTGGGGCGTGGATGTAGGATGGGGCACGCCACTTCGGTTCCCCAGGGATGCTTCTAGAGGGAAGGGAGCGTCCCTGATGGGCAAGAGGATTAATGTCCCCTCTGTGTCACCCCGGCAGGCTCAACACCACCGTGGCCCCCTTGATCTTCGCTGACCAGTTCCTGCAGATCTCCACGGCGCTGCCCTCCAGGTTCCTGTACGGGCTGGGGGAGCACCGCAGCACCCTGCTGCACAGCCTGGACTGGAGCACCCTCACCCTCTGGGCCCGCGACGTCTCCCCCACGGtacccccggggcagggggctgctggtgggagcCTTGGAGCCAGCGGGGACAGGGGGTGGTCACGGGGAGATGCCGGGGAGGATTTCGGTGCGATTGCAAAGCACGCACGTGCCGATGGCCCCGAGCGCTCTCCTGTGGCTGCCAGCTCCAAAACTGTCCTCGTCCGTGGGTGGCAGATGCCAGGCTGGTGGTGGCTGGCACCGGGCAGCAGAAGTGGCTTGGGGACGTTGGTTAGCCTGCGTGTCGCGGCTCCGGGCTCCCCTGCTCACCGGGCAACCTCTGCTTGCAGGAGTCGTTCAACCTGTACGGCGCTCACCCCTTCtacctgctgctggaggagggcgGCGATGCTCACGGGGTTTTCCTCCTCAACAGCAACGCCATGGGTAGGTGCCCGGGGCAGCTTCAGGAACTCGGGGCAGGAGGAAGCCATAAAAGGGACAAGATGTGGTTTGCTGGCTCCGTTATTGAGCTTAGCCATCTGTTTCCTGGCTAAAGCGAGGCTCTTTAGCAACTGCCGAGCAGTTTAACCACACGCCCAGCTGCTGAATTGCCGTCGGAAAAGCAAGTCCCTTGCGTGCAGCTCCGTGCCTGTTCCTCGTCTGCCCGAAACAGCCTCGCCCCGAggccggcagcggggctgaCCCCAGCACGGACGGGGATGCCGCCTGCTGCCTGCATCGTCCCCAGCTGTGCCCGCTGTGCCAGCTGTGCCCTGCGGCATCCTCCTGCTGGTAACTCCCCGGGGGTCCTGCCATGCAGGGCATGGCACCAGTGGCCACCCGtcccctccagcagccagctgggACGGCGCTGCTCGCACCAGGGCTCCAGCTGCGCTTCGTTGCAGCGATGCTCCCTCCCAGAGTGAGCACAGGGAAATGCTGCAGCTGAGATTGGAGGGCTCAGCCCTGTGAAAAGCCCTAGGTCTTGTGTGCTCGCCCGTACGAGTAGCTCTCGATTCATTATTCGCCTACGAGGAGGTTTGGGGGAGGATGCGAGGGATGCGTGCGCTCACTCTTTAGGTGGGAGCCGGGGGAGCAGCACGGAGCTGCTTCAGCTTACAGAGCACGTTTTGAAAAGAGTGCTTCCTCCCAGTATAAACCAGTGATCTCCCCAGTCCGTGATGGTTTAAGCCTCCTGACACCCGCTCAGTGTTCGATCCGGGCAAGGCAGggatttctcctctcctctgccagAGGCTGAGTGTCGCAGCAGCGCTGCCTCGCCCCGCGGTGGGGATTGGGgtcccggggctgctccccatgTCTTGCTGTGGTTTTGTCCCCACTCTGCACAGAGGTGGCCCTGCAGCCCTCTCCGGCCCTGACCTGGAGGACCATCGGGGGGGTGCTGGATTTTTACATCTTCCTGGGGCCTGACCCCAACACGGTCATCCAGCAGTACCAGGAGGTGATAGGTGAGTGTCCGCACCGTGACGTGGTCTCCTGCTCGTCCCCATCGCTGCATCACCCCTGCTTCCCCACCATcaccccagcccagccccagcccccaggacaCCAAGTGGCCACCTCTgttccccctctccccttcctccccatccctctgcGATGCTGCCGTTGCTTTCGGATGCgccacgtctcctcctgcaggtTTCCCGGCCATGCCGCCCCTCTGGGCGCTCGGCTTCCACCTCTGCCGCTGGGGCTATGGCTCCAGCAACGAGACCTGGCAGACCGTGAGGGCCATGAGGAACTTCCAGATCCCACAGGTACCTCCCAGCCCCGcggagggaggagggatgggggccgggggctgccgcgTGCTTCTGAGCCATTTCCCCGCAGGACGCGCAGTGGAACGACATCGATTACATGGATGGGTACCGGGACTTCACCTTCGATCCCCAGAAATTCGCCTCCCTCCCCTCGCTGGTGGAGGATCTCCACAAGCACGGGCAGCACTACGTTATGATCTTGGTACTCGGCTTGTCTCGCTCGTGGGCTTGTGgccaggctgcagggcagggacacagggacaATTGGTGGCCCCGGGTGGTCTCTGCAGGGTGCTAGCCAGCGCCGGGGCTGGGGATTTTTACCAGTGTCTGCAAACTGCCATTGGAAATCCCCTGTAAGGGCAGGGACTGCTGAGACACGGGCCAGGTTGTCACgctgtgctcctgcctgctgcggGGTGCTGGGATCCTTGTCCCCCGCGGGCAAAGGGACCAGTGACCAGAGCCGGGGTCAGGCTGCTCAGCTGGTGGCTGCCTGATGTGGGAAGCCCCGCTTCccttctggtgctgctgggctctCGTGACCCAGCTGTGATGTCCCCTCATCCCGCGGCCAGGACACGAGATGTGGGTTCTGGAGGTCCTCGGCTGGAAACTGTCCCTGGGAGGGGAAGGTTGGGTTCCCCCGGCTGGCTGAAGTCCTTTTTGCAGCCTTGCCGTGACCTGAAGTTTCTTGCATAAGCACATGATTACTTATATTTATCCCCCAACTCCCCAAAACCCTGTAACGGGTCCTTGGGACTTGCAGAAGTGACTTGTTAGAAAACATGCCTGGAAGTGTTGAAGCAAGTTTCTGTTCCTCTTGGACAAAACAGCCACCGTGTGTGGGCTCCAGCTGACCCTGTCTTGGTTGTCTTCTCCTCTGAATCACGCTGGCATCGCAGGGGGAAggggccgtgccgtgctggGAAACACACTAACcctctgctgcatccccaggaCCCCGGcatcagcagcaccagcccgCGGGGCTCCTACTGGCCTTTCGATGAAGGTTTGAGACGGGGTTTGTTCATAAACACCACCCAAGGGCAGCCGCTGATCGGGCAGGTAAGGAACCGGGGCAAATCCCAGCCCCGGGGGGTttgcaggagcagggccaggatttcttccctcctgctgcaggaaaagcCAGGTGGCTGATGGccagagcctggctctgctctcagCCCTCCCAGCTCTCCGCGTTTCACCTCGTGGCATCTCCACCAACCTCCggagccagctcctgccctggcaGAGGCACCCGGGGAAGTCATATGAGTGCAACGGAGTCGGTGGTTCTGCCTGAGGCCGGTCATCtgatttctctcccttcctgttTTTGGGGTGAGGCAAGGTTGTGCCTCCAGATCTGCTCTGGACCCGCAGAGGTTCCTTCCCAGTTTATCCCCTCCTTCCCAGCCACTCGCTCCTCCTGGCCCTTCCTCACCACCTGTAACTTTTGGAAGTCtaaaaacagggagaaaaatggCCCAGCTGTTCACGCTGTAATCCCTGGAGTGAGGCAAAGCACAGGGAAATCACAGATCCTCCCCACCGCTGGCTGGTGCGAGGGCTCATGCAAGAGGAGGCAGAGCGAGCCCAGCCCGCAGAtgctgggctccagcagccATCCCTCGCCCAGCcacgggggggtcccagcaccccGAGGTGCCCAGGGGGATGCTGCACACACAGCATCCAGCGCTCAAAGCACTCAGCTTGGATTTTATCATTGTTTTTATTGTCTCTGCTCCTTCAGCGTGCTCACAGCCCCCTGGCACCACTTCCCCGCAGTGTTCCCCCCGTGCTGAACCCTCTGCTCTGCGCCTTCGCCGCAGGTCTGGCCCGGCTACACGGCCTTCGCCGACTTCTCCAACGGGGACACGCGCCGGTGGTGGCTGGAGAACCTGCAGCGCTTCCATGCCCACGTGCCCTTTGATGGCGTCTGGATCGTAAGTGCCCCCTCGCCCCGGGTGGCTCCCTGTTGGATGGTGCCCGGTCCTGGAGCTTTGTCTGTCCATCTTTTAAAGGTTTTGCGGCTTTATTGTGTTTTGCAAGCACTGGGTGCTGGGAGGACGCCTGCCCCACAGCCGTGCCTACCCTTGTACGCGCTGGGCAAAGGGGCTCGGTGCTGCCGCCAGTGCTTCTGGTGTGGGAGGGAGCCCCGACCCCCTGGGTGTCAGTGCTGGATGCTGCTGATCCCTAAAAACTCCCCCTGCAAACTGCTCCGTGATTTTCTTCGCTTAGGACATGAACGAGCCGTCCAACTTCATGGATGGGTCTGAGGAGGGCTGCCCGCCGGGAGAGCTCGACAGCCCCCCGTACACGCCGGGTAAGGAGGGCGCTGAAATGCAGGCTGTGCTGGTAGGTACTGCGCGCTCTCAAGCTGCTGAAAACCGAGTGAAAACCATTTTTAAGAGACATCACATCTCCGTTTCAACCCCCGAACGTGTCCATCCCTGCTTTCGTGTGCTGGTACCTGAGCACTGCATGCTTGTGGCCGTACCGGGGATGGGACTGGCCGTGGGAGCTTTCGGCGCTCAGtttgcaccagcagcagggcactTCGTTCAGCACGGGGGGCTgcgtgtccccacgccccccgccATGTGCCAACGGTGACTGTCCCTACCGGCAGCCGTGCTGGGCGATTCCCTGTCTGCCAAGACGGTGTGCGCCTCGGCGAAGCAGAGCGCCTCGGTGCACTACAACCTGCACAACCTCTACGGGCTGATGGAGGCCGAAGCGACGGCGAGGTACCCGAGCACCCTGGGGACGGGACGGGGTGAAATCCTGCTGCTCAGGGCTGGCACGGTGTAGGAAAAGGACTGGGGTTTGAGTGCCTGGCCCAAAAGGAGATGCTCTGGCTCCTCACAGCCTCGGGCTCAGGAGTaacccagcagggcaggggagtgTGCGTGGCTGCGGGGAGGGCTGGGTGGGTGAGGCTGGTCCTGGTGTTGAGCCCAGGGAGAGGGGGACCATGCTGCTTGTACCCCCAGAGCTGTCCCTCGACCTCTGAGGGTTAAGGGGGCTTCTCTCACCTGCTGCCCTGGGTTTCCACATTGCCTTCCAGTGCCTTGATCCAGATCCGGGGGAAGCGCCCCTTCGTCATCTCCCGCTCCACCTTCCCCAGCCAGGGCCGGTACTCGGGGCACTGGCTGGGTGACAACCGCAGCCAGTGGAAGGACATGTATTACTCCATCCCCGGTGGGTAGCACCGACTTACAGCCCTGTCCTTCCCCACAGCACATGCagacccccagcaccaccccatcCTGCGTTTGGGAGGTGGCAGAGACCCCAAAACTCCCTGCATGTTGCTGAGCATCCTTGCCCACGTGTCCACAGGGATGCTGAGCTTCAGCCTCTTCGGGATCCCCCTGGTGGGGGCCGACATCTGCGGCTTCTCCGGCAGCACCTCGGAGGAGCTGTGCACCCGCTGGATGCAGCTCGGGGCCTTCTACCCCTTCTCCCGCAACCACAACTCCCAGAATGAGAAGGTCACGGGCGGGATGCGGGATTTGGGATGTGGAGTACGGGATGGGGGATGCAGGGGGAtgcctggcagggctggggctggggcagtcGCTGATTCCCCACATCTCCCCCAGGCCCAGGACCCGACGGCGTTCAGCCCCGCGGCAAGGACAGCTATGAAGGATGTGCTGCTGACCCGCTActccctcctgcccttcctctACACGCTTTTCCACCGTGCCCACCTGCACGGGGAAACCGTCGCCCGGCCCTTGTTCTTTGAGTAAGAGCATCCCCGATGGAGCTGGTGAGATGCTGGATTCACCTGGATGGCGGATAGCAGCCGATGCGCGCGTTGTCTCCGCCCCACCGCAGGTTTCCCCGGGACACGGCCACGTACGGGCTGGACAGGCAGTTCCTGTGGGGCCGCAGCCTGCTGGTGACGCCGGTGCTGGAGCCCGGGGTGGACTCAGTGACGGGCTATTTCCCCCGAGGCGTGTGGTACGACTTCTACACGGTGAGGAGTGCCGCCACGGTGCTCGGTCGGGTTTTGGGTGGTCCCCGCTCCACAGGGGAGGCTCCGGGGGGCTGCAGAAGGGTTAGAGCATTGCGGTGTCGGTGCTGGCCATGGGGCTTGGCATCAAAGTGGCTGCTTCCTGGCCCTTTTCCTGAGCCCCCCATGGTATCTCTGACCCCACTCGGCTTTCACCACCTGCCCAGGGCTCCTCTGTGAACAGCAGCGGGGAGATGCTGAAGCTGCCGGCCCCCCTGGAGCACCTCAACCTGCATCTCCGCGAGGGCTCCATCCTGCCCACCCAGGTGAGCTCCCACCCGCCGCCTCCCTGGGCCGGGGACTGTCCCCGGGGAGACACCTACTGCACGGCGtgtgccccccagtgcctcaAGTCCTGGTCCCCCGTGCAGGTCGCAGCCCTCCCCGCCCTGTTCTGGGCTGTCCCAACCCTACAGTTCACATGTGTTTGAACCCCAGAAACCCGGGCCCACCAGCGAGGCCAGCCGAGGGAACCCCCTGCGCCTCATCGTGGCCCTGTCCCCGGGTGCCACCGCCTGGGGGGACCTCTTCTGGGATGACGGCGAGAGCCTGGACACCTTCGAGCGGGGCAGCTACTCCTACCTGGTGTTCAACGCCACGGAGGTGGGAcatggtggggagggggcatggggggagccTTGGCCGCCTTGTGCTCACATTGTCCCCTCCCACAGAACGTCCTCACCTCCAGCGTCCTCCACACCAGCACCGAGGCCGCCTCCGCCACCATCGGCACCCTGAGCATCTACGGGGTGCGGGAGCCTCCCCACAAGGTCCTCCTGAACGGCCAGGAGAAGCCCTTCTCCTACCTGGACAACCAGGTGCGGCCCCGTTTGGGGTGCCCCGTCCtggagggggggtccccagccctggcaggggGCTGAGGGTGCTGCTCAGGGAGGGCTTTTGGGGCGGTGAGGGAAGGATCTCTGCCTGCTGCCATCCCAGGACGTCCCCTCTTGTCCCGCAGGTCCTCACCGTGAGCGGGCTGGGCCTGGGGCTGGACCAGGCCTTCTCCCTGCAGTGGCTGTgacggggggccggggctgcccccaccCCGCCGAGACCACCCGTCCGTGGCCGTGGTCCCAAGGCCGGGATGGGATGTGGATGTCGCCGTGTGGAGGCGCTGGGGACTGTCACCTGCTGCCgcagatggggatggggggcactgggatggggacatggggggggatGGCTGTCGGGTGCCCCCACGCCGTGATGTCGGTGTGGGGCgagggctgggtgctggcggCCCCGTCTGCAATAAAGGAGTGAGGAAAGATCGGTGTGGGGCTGTgatgtggggccggggggtgtgtgtggggtgaCCACGGACAGAGCTCAGCCACCCTgaccctgctgccagcactaATAACGTCCCACCATGGTGTGCCCCCATGATGCCGCCATATAATGTCCCCCCATAATGTCCCCCCATGATGTTCCCCCATAATGTCCCCATATGATGTCCCTCATGATGTCCCCATGATGTCCCCGTAATGCCCCCCATAACGCTCCTCATGATGTCCCCCCGTGATGTCCCTCCATAACACCCCCCACAGCGTCCCCCCGTGATGTCCCCCCATGTCTCCCCATGATGTCCCCCCATAACATCCCCCATAATGTCCCCCCATGTCTCCCCATGATGTCCCCCCGTAACACCCCCCATAAAGTCCCCCCATGATGTCCCCCCATGACGCCCCCATAACGCCCCCTTCCCGCCCCCCAATCCCAGCCCCTCATCCCCCTATCCCCCCAAGCACCCCCATtccaccccacccccaacccccctctcctgccccccgaaccccccgtgtccccccgcaCCCCCTCTCCCCCGCTCCCCGCACCCTCccgccgccagggggcgctGTGTGGCGCTGTGCCCTCGGGAGGCGCCGCCTCCTCTCACTGGTTCCGCCGCGCTCCCCCCGCTTCCTCCCGGGGCCCGCGTCGGGCAGCGGCGGCCGTGCTgagggggaggcggcggcggcggcgccatGAACCGGCCGAAGGCGGCGGCCGTGCGGCGGCCGGGGGCCGTGCCCAAGCCCTCCGGTGAGCGCTGGGGGCCGCGGGATGGCGGCGGTggtgttggggggggtggggggggtgttgCGGCGGTGCTGCGGGCGCTGCCCTCACCTGACGGCCGTGCCTCCCGTTGCAGCGCACCCGCCGCCCGGGGACTTCATCGCGCTGGGCTCCAAGGGGCAGGGCGGCGAGGGCAAGGCCGCCGGCTCGCTGCTGAAGCCGGCCCCCGCCGGGCTGCCCTCCGAGCGCAAGCGGGACGCGGCCGCGGCGCTGGCGGGGCCCCCCGGGCTGGGCGGGCTGGCCAAGCGCCCCAAGCTCGCCTCCACGCCGCCCCTCAGCGCCCTGGGCCGCCTGGcggaggcggcggtggcggagaAGCGGGCCATCTCGCCCTCCATCAAGGAGCCCTCCGTCATCCCCATCGAAGGTAAGGCCCGCGTTCCCCTCCCGCGGCGGTCGGGGCAGGGCTGTAAGCCCGGCTGCCCGACAGCCTTTCTGCAAGCCCCCGCAGTGCCGTTCGTGCACTGTCCTCGAGGG
This is a stretch of genomic DNA from Anser cygnoides isolate HZ-2024a breed goose chromosome 15, Taihu_goose_T2T_genome, whole genome shotgun sequence. It encodes these proteins:
- the LOC106033539 gene encoding lysosomal alpha-glucosidase-like isoform X1, which codes for MGWVGRNLKAHPVPTPLPWQGRLPANRGCSPSLGQDGVCRPPTPRGIARGSASGATGLPAPAPPFGFRSLKKAALLQSPRTMKLYQKLRTAVPRLVVSQEEDEEEEEEDVDAPTPTGHSRLAPWWVGSGLLLTAVLLSTVTVWVLRQVSGGWHGPAPPSQCHQVPESHRFDCYPERRVVVTQELCEGRGCCFVETPPAAGGERGVPWCFYPPDFPSYALQSLNQTALGMVGLLVRREKAYYPRDIEVLRLDVELETDTRLHVKITDAANPRYEVPLEVPRAEKRAENPIYSLDFSKDPFGLLLRRRDTGTVLLNTTVAPLIFADQFLQISTALPSRFLYGLGEHRSTLLHSLDWSTLTLWARDVSPTESFNLYGAHPFYLLLEEGGDAHGVFLLNSNAMEVALQPSPALTWRTIGGVLDFYIFLGPDPNTVIQQYQEVIGFPAMPPLWALGFHLCRWGYGSSNETWQTVRAMRNFQIPQDAQWNDIDYMDGYRDFTFDPQKFASLPSLVEDLHKHGQHYVMILDPGISSTSPRGSYWPFDEGLRRGLFINTTQGQPLIGQVWPGYTAFADFSNGDTRRWWLENLQRFHAHVPFDGVWIDMNEPSNFMDGSEEGCPPGELDSPPYTPAVLGDSLSAKTVCASAKQSASVHYNLHNLYGLMEAEATASALIQIRGKRPFVISRSTFPSQGRYSGHWLGDNRSQWKDMYYSIPGMLSFSLFGIPLVGADICGFSGSTSEELCTRWMQLGAFYPFSRNHNSQNEKAQDPTAFSPAARTAMKDVLLTRYSLLPFLYTLFHRAHLHGETVARPLFFEFPRDTATYGLDRQFLWGRSLLVTPVLEPGVDSVTGYFPRGVWYDFYTGSSVNSSGEMLKLPAPLEHLNLHLREGSILPTQKPGPTSEASRGNPLRLIVALSPGATAWGDLFWDDGESLDTFERGSYSYLVFNATENVLTSSVLHTSTEAASATIGTLSIYGVREPPHKVLLNGQEKPFSYLDNQVLTVSGLGLGLDQAFSLQWL
- the LOC106033539 gene encoding lysosomal alpha-glucosidase-like isoform X3; the encoded protein is MGWVGRNLKAHPVPTPLPWQGRLPANRGCSPSLGQDGVCRPPTPRGIARGSASGATGLPAPAPPFGFRSLKKAALLQSPRTMKLYQKLRTAVPRLVVSQEEDEEEEEEDVDAPTPTGHSRLAPWWVGSGLLLTAVLLSTVTVWVLRQVSGGWHGPAPPSQCHQVPESHRFDCYPERRVVVTQELCEGRGCCFVETPPAAGGERGVPWCFYPPDFPSYALQSLNQTALGMVGLLVRREKAYYPRDIEVLRLDVELETDTRLHVKITDAANPRYEVPLEVPRAEKRAENPIYSLDFSKDPFGLLLRRRDTGTVLLNTTVAPLIFADQFLQISTALPSRFLYGLGEHRSTLLHSLDWSTLTLWARDVSPTESFNLYGAHPFYLLLEEGGDAHGVFLLNSNAMEVALQPSPALTWRTIGGVLDFYIFLGPDPNTVIQQYQEVIGFPAMPPLWALGFHLCRWGYGSSNETWQTVRAMRNFQIPQDAQWNDIDYMDGYRDFTFDPQKFASLPSLVEDLHKHGQHYVMILDPGISSTSPRGSYWPFDEGLRRGLFINTTQGQPLIGQVWPGYTAFADFSNGDTRRWWLENLQRFHAHVPFDGVWIDMNEPSNFMDGSEEGCPPGELDSPPYTPAVLGDSLSAKTVCASAKQSASVHYNLHNLYGLMEAEATASALIQIRGKRPFVISRSTFPSQGRYSGHWLGDNRSQWKDMYYSIPGMLSFSLFGIPLVGADICGFSGSTSEELCTRWMQLGAFYPFSRNHNSQNEKAQDPTAFSPAARTAMKDVLLTRYSLLPFLYTLFHRAHLHGETVARPLFFEFPRDTATYGLDRQFLWGRSLLVTPVLEPGVDSVTGYFPRGVWYDFYTGSSVNSSGEMLKLPAPLEHLNLHLREGSILPTQVAALPALFWAVPTLQFTCV
- the LOC106033539 gene encoding lysosomal alpha-glucosidase-like isoform X2, whose amino-acid sequence is MKLYQKLRTAVPRLVVSQEEDEEEEEEDVDAPTPTGHSRLAPWWVGSGLLLTAVLLSTVTVWVLRQVSGGWHGPAPPSQCHQVPESHRFDCYPERRVVVTQELCEGRGCCFVETPPAAGGERGVPWCFYPPDFPSYALQSLNQTALGMVGLLVRREKAYYPRDIEVLRLDVELETDTRLHVKITDAANPRYEVPLEVPRAEKRAENPIYSLDFSKDPFGLLLRRRDTGTVLLNTTVAPLIFADQFLQISTALPSRFLYGLGEHRSTLLHSLDWSTLTLWARDVSPTESFNLYGAHPFYLLLEEGGDAHGVFLLNSNAMEVALQPSPALTWRTIGGVLDFYIFLGPDPNTVIQQYQEVIGFPAMPPLWALGFHLCRWGYGSSNETWQTVRAMRNFQIPQDAQWNDIDYMDGYRDFTFDPQKFASLPSLVEDLHKHGQHYVMILDPGISSTSPRGSYWPFDEGLRRGLFINTTQGQPLIGQVWPGYTAFADFSNGDTRRWWLENLQRFHAHVPFDGVWIDMNEPSNFMDGSEEGCPPGELDSPPYTPAVLGDSLSAKTVCASAKQSASVHYNLHNLYGLMEAEATASALIQIRGKRPFVISRSTFPSQGRYSGHWLGDNRSQWKDMYYSIPGMLSFSLFGIPLVGADICGFSGSTSEELCTRWMQLGAFYPFSRNHNSQNEKAQDPTAFSPAARTAMKDVLLTRYSLLPFLYTLFHRAHLHGETVARPLFFEFPRDTATYGLDRQFLWGRSLLVTPVLEPGVDSVTGYFPRGVWYDFYTGSSVNSSGEMLKLPAPLEHLNLHLREGSILPTQKPGPTSEASRGNPLRLIVALSPGATAWGDLFWDDGESLDTFERGSYSYLVFNATENVLTSSVLHTSTEAASATIGTLSIYGVREPPHKVLLNGQEKPFSYLDNQVLTVSGLGLGLDQAFSLQWL